One genomic region from Streptomyces sp. NBC_00582 encodes:
- a CDS encoding MFS transporter — MQQRSAARPDTALWTLVIASVAGFMAALDNLVVTTALPSIREDLGGGLGDLEWTVSAYTLTFAVLLMMGAALGDRFGRRLLFTVGLGIFTAASAGAALAPGMEALIAARAVQGLGAAIMMPLTLTLLSAAVPPERRGAAFGIWGAVNGLAVAAGPLIGGTLTEHISWQWIFWINVPLGAVLLPLALLRLEESRGPSPRLDLPGTALVSAGLFGIVYALIRGNGDGWSSPRVLTGLIGGALLLAVFVLYETRARNPMLPMRLFRSRAFSSVNAASLFMFVGMFGSIFLLSQFLQDVGGYSPMEAGVRMLPWTAMPMIAAPIAGMLSDRFGGQPVVVTGLLLQATGLALLALVVSPGVSYPELVPSLVISGLGMGFFFAPTANLVMSSVRPEEQGIASGSNNALREVGGALGVATMSAVFSAQGGYASARQFVDGLTPALWAGTAAVLSAAVAAALVPRQTGRVQEPSAERPDPVTA, encoded by the coding sequence ATGCAACAGCGATCGGCAGCCCGTCCGGACACCGCGTTATGGACGCTGGTCATCGCCAGCGTGGCCGGCTTCATGGCCGCCCTCGACAACCTGGTGGTCACCACCGCGCTGCCCTCCATCCGCGAGGACCTCGGAGGCGGACTCGGTGATCTGGAGTGGACGGTCAGCGCCTACACCCTCACCTTCGCCGTGCTCCTGATGATGGGCGCCGCCCTCGGCGACCGGTTCGGCCGCCGACTGCTCTTCACCGTCGGCCTCGGCATCTTCACCGCCGCCTCCGCGGGTGCCGCCCTCGCGCCCGGCATGGAGGCCCTCATCGCGGCACGGGCCGTCCAGGGACTCGGTGCCGCGATCATGATGCCGCTCACCCTCACCCTGCTGTCCGCCGCCGTACCGCCCGAGCGGCGAGGCGCCGCCTTCGGCATCTGGGGTGCGGTCAACGGCCTCGCCGTGGCCGCCGGCCCGCTCATCGGCGGCACGCTCACCGAGCACATCTCCTGGCAGTGGATCTTCTGGATCAACGTGCCGCTGGGAGCCGTACTCCTTCCCCTGGCGCTGCTGCGCCTGGAGGAGAGCCGTGGCCCCTCCCCCCGGCTCGACCTCCCCGGCACCGCGCTCGTCAGCGCCGGCCTGTTCGGCATCGTCTACGCGCTGATCCGCGGCAACGGCGACGGCTGGTCCAGCCCGCGCGTCCTCACCGGCCTGATCGGCGGCGCCCTCCTGCTCGCCGTGTTCGTCCTCTACGAGACACGCGCCAGGAACCCGATGCTGCCGATGCGCCTCTTCCGCAGCCGCGCCTTCAGTTCCGTCAACGCCGCCAGCCTCTTCATGTTCGTCGGCATGTTCGGGTCCATCTTCCTGCTCAGCCAGTTCCTCCAGGACGTCGGCGGCTACTCGCCGATGGAGGCCGGTGTGCGGATGCTGCCCTGGACGGCCATGCCCATGATCGCCGCGCCGATCGCCGGCATGCTCTCCGACCGCTTCGGCGGACAGCCGGTCGTGGTCACCGGCCTGCTGCTCCAGGCCACGGGACTCGCGCTCCTCGCCCTGGTCGTGTCTCCCGGCGTGTCCTATCCGGAACTGGTTCCGTCCCTCGTCATCAGTGGCCTGGGCATGGGTTTCTTCTTCGCCCCGACGGCCAACCTGGTCATGAGCAGCGTCCGTCCCGAGGAACAGGGCATCGCCTCCGGCTCCAACAACGCGCTGCGCGAGGTCGGCGGAGCCCTGGGCGTCGCGACCATGTCGGCGGTCTTCTCCGCGCAGGGCGGCTACGCGTCCGCACGGCAGTTCGTCGACGGACTGACGCCCGCGCTGTGGGCCGGGACCGCGGCCGTCCTGTCCGCCGCCGTCGCCGCCGCGCTGGTGCCCCGGCAGACGGGACGCGTCCAGGAGCCGAGCGCCGAACGCCCGGACCCCGTCACGGCCTGA
- a CDS encoding YceI family protein encodes MAVFGNTVEFKPGTGTYTIDPAQSTVRFRIRNFFGLAVVRGTFAVSGGELVVGDPAESSTVEAVVSAASIDTGNEKRDAHVREAGFLDVATHTEMHFRGERVEAGDGAYLVHGRLTVRGISKPAALTLDAVSGDERRLVCHAVTTVDRYAFGVTKGKGSMGRHLTLDLDVVAERR; translated from the coding sequence ATGGCCGTTTTCGGCAACACGGTGGAGTTCAAGCCCGGGACGGGCACGTACACCATCGATCCGGCACAGTCCACGGTCCGGTTCCGGATCCGCAATTTCTTCGGACTGGCCGTCGTCCGCGGCACCTTCGCCGTCTCCGGGGGCGAGTTGGTGGTGGGCGATCCCGCGGAGTCCTCGACCGTCGAGGCGGTCGTCTCCGCCGCCAGCATCGACACGGGCAACGAGAAGCGGGACGCGCACGTCCGTGAGGCCGGGTTCCTGGACGTCGCCACGCACACCGAGATGCACTTCCGGGGCGAGCGCGTCGAGGCCGGTGACGGGGCCTACCTGGTCCACGGGCGGCTGACCGTGCGGGGGATCAGCAAGCCGGCCGCGCTCACCCTCGACGCCGTCTCCGGCGACGAACGGCGACTGGTGTGCCACGCGGTCACCACCGTCGACCGGTACGCCTTCGGAGTGACGAAGGGCAAGGGGTCCATGGGCCGCCATCTGACCCTCGATCTCGACGTGGTCGCCGAGCGGCGCTGA
- a CDS encoding NAD(P)H-binding protein translates to MGADITALVIGATGNVGPNVVRQLIGEGVTTRVLLLADDPRAGRLPDEGVEVFHGDLADPDSLLPALDGVESVLLMWPFFTLNVDTAPAVLEHIERHARRVVFVSSIGVHIGYEHTDNNCHAYLEGLIEKTGLEWTFLQTTGFTANARLSYAQQIKAGGVVRSPYGTAARSSIHEEDVAAVAVRALTGSELAGRRLVITGPEVLTQIEQVEIIGEVIGRELSWEDVPAEAALQAMVGAGWPPAYASGALDYFAMLTEEPELITTTVEEVIGRPPRTFREWAVEFADDFR, encoded by the coding sequence ATGGGCGCGGACATCACGGCTCTGGTCATCGGAGCCACCGGAAACGTCGGCCCCAACGTGGTCCGTCAGCTGATCGGCGAGGGTGTCACCACCCGCGTCCTGCTGCTGGCGGACGACCCCCGGGCGGGACGCCTGCCCGACGAGGGAGTCGAGGTCTTCCACGGCGACCTGGCCGACCCCGACAGTCTGCTGCCCGCCCTCGACGGCGTGGAGTCCGTCCTGCTGATGTGGCCGTTCTTCACCCTGAACGTCGACACCGCCCCGGCGGTCCTGGAGCACATCGAACGGCACGCCCGGCGGGTCGTCTTCGTCTCCTCGATCGGGGTGCACATCGGCTACGAGCACACCGACAACAACTGCCACGCCTACCTGGAAGGACTGATCGAGAAGACCGGCCTGGAGTGGACGTTCCTGCAGACCACCGGGTTCACGGCGAACGCCCGGCTCTCCTACGCCCAGCAGATCAAGGCCGGCGGGGTGGTGCGTTCCCCCTACGGCACCGCCGCCCGCTCCTCCATCCACGAGGAGGACGTCGCCGCCGTCGCGGTCCGCGCCCTGACCGGCAGCGAGCTGGCGGGCCGCCGCCTGGTCATCACCGGCCCCGAGGTCCTCACCCAGATCGAGCAGGTGGAGATCATCGGCGAGGTGATCGGACGCGAGCTGAGCTGGGAGGACGTACCGGCCGAGGCCGCGCTTCAGGCCATGGTCGGCGCGGGCTGGCCGCCCGCCTACGCCAGCGGTGCCCTCGACTACTTCGCCATGCTCACCGAGGAGCCCGAGCTGATCACCACGACGGTGGAAGAGGTCATCGGCCGTCCACCGCGCACCTTCCGCGAGTGGGCCGTGGAGTTCGCCGATGACTTCCGCTGA
- a CDS encoding putative quinol monooxygenase, producing the protein MTSAEPMTSPDGTGEGFRTFLTLRTDGPQTSRQTVTAVEEAVDGWIRRLDGFLSSRIHLGLDGATVVHSVAWRDEASARDSYPAGIGEALLSRLGRAVPLGTDLVGGVPSPGVRGPAADSAPGLVCVATRYVADRGAAEAMADLLRRSGDWKKDFPGFIAATPYISPDGRTYVNYPQWADRDAFEAYMADPRNAAGQQDIGDLEVAPPDLLLCTLVAETVAAG; encoded by the coding sequence ATGACTTCCGCTGAGCCGATGACCTCCCCCGACGGGACGGGCGAGGGGTTCCGCACCTTTCTCACCCTGCGCACGGACGGACCGCAGACCTCGCGGCAGACGGTCACCGCCGTGGAGGAGGCGGTCGACGGCTGGATCCGCCGACTGGACGGATTCCTCTCCTCCCGCATCCACCTGGGCCTCGACGGAGCGACCGTCGTGCACTCCGTGGCCTGGCGGGACGAGGCGAGCGCCCGCGACTCCTACCCGGCCGGCATCGGCGAGGCCCTCCTGAGCCGCCTCGGCCGGGCCGTCCCCCTCGGCACGGACCTGGTCGGTGGCGTCCCGTCGCCCGGAGTGCGGGGACCGGCCGCCGACAGCGCCCCGGGCCTGGTCTGCGTCGCCACCCGGTACGTCGCCGACCGCGGGGCCGCCGAGGCCATGGCGGACCTGCTGCGCCGCAGCGGCGACTGGAAGAAGGACTTCCCCGGGTTCATCGCGGCGACGCCGTACATCAGCCCCGACGGCAGGACGTACGTCAACTACCCGCAGTGGGCCGACCGCGACGCCTTCGAGGCGTACATGGCCGATCCGCGCAACGCCGCCGGACAGCAGGACATCGGCGATCTGGAGGTCGCGCCGCCGGACCTCCTGCTGTGCACCCTGGTCGCCGAGACCGTCGCGGCCGGGTAG
- a CDS encoding class I SAM-dependent methyltransferase, with amino-acid sequence MTTDAQAARSTGSLTKGQLSPLDQIRLFEKKYDVVTTGIIGRLPLAPTWRCLDLGAGAGSMAYWLAERVGGGSVLALDTDTGYLEPDRAANLSVRQADLTAVELPEGAFDLILVRAVLEHLREPEEALGRITRWLAPGGWLVAEDFYYLPAEHAPTPVGRALVGAYVRRMEAQGADMRWARALPATLSRAGLANVDSKVTPAGPGQSTADDELIGTRLRQEGHTLVDSGLVTAEQLTDFIDALGTPRGQDMTTLLISAWGQRPTTG; translated from the coding sequence ATGACCACGGACGCACAGGCCGCCCGCAGCACCGGATCGCTGACGAAGGGGCAGCTCTCCCCGCTCGACCAGATACGGCTGTTCGAGAAGAAGTACGACGTGGTGACCACCGGCATCATCGGCCGGCTGCCCCTCGCGCCCACCTGGCGGTGCCTCGACCTCGGAGCCGGCGCCGGATCCATGGCGTACTGGCTGGCGGAACGGGTGGGCGGGGGATCGGTGCTCGCGCTCGACACCGACACCGGGTATCTCGAACCCGACCGGGCCGCCAACCTGAGCGTGCGTCAGGCGGACCTGACCGCAGTCGAGTTGCCCGAGGGAGCGTTCGACCTGATCCTGGTCCGGGCCGTCCTGGAGCATCTGCGGGAGCCCGAGGAGGCGCTCGGCCGGATCACCCGGTGGCTGGCGCCGGGCGGCTGGCTGGTGGCGGAGGACTTCTACTACCTCCCCGCGGAGCACGCCCCCACCCCGGTCGGCAGAGCCCTCGTCGGGGCCTATGTGCGCCGGATGGAGGCCCAGGGCGCCGACATGCGGTGGGCCAGGGCCCTGCCCGCCACCCTGAGCCGGGCGGGGCTGGCGAACGTCGACTCGAAGGTCACCCCCGCGGGCCCCGGCCAGTCGACCGCCGACGACGAACTGATCGGCACCCGGCTGCGCCAGGAGGGACACACCCTGGTGGACAGCGGCCTGGTCACGGCCGAGCAGCTCACCGACTTCATCGACGCCCTCGGCACGCCCCGGGGCCAGGACATGACGACCCTGCTGATCTCCGCGTGGGGACAACGGCCGACAACAGGCTGA
- a CDS encoding GH3 family domain-containing protein, whose product MNSADPRPGTDRADRYTARVYTERARLLAALADPAGNQRHVLADLLEFNAGTEYGTAHGFGRIRTLDAYRRAVPIQTYADLEPWIERSAAGEPNVLTADRPAVFFTSSGSTGAHKKIPVTPRFMRTSFFPFYYAAWAPLIAHFPEVLRRPDAVLNLKHDPLAAPHTTGSGKPHVGASQVDFGETFGEPLSAEPGTDAPWARLPVPVDARDHLEKTYLRLRLAVAADVRCVIGINPAMVAALPHQLRLWWPRIVKEIRDGTLGGHPHGSPDPHRAAELERLADRFGTVRPAHVWPRMRALFCWTTGLATLYLPRLREEFGADVAVLPAPVAASEGPVGVALDRHGSAGSPVLTASVYEFVDADQDLVPDAPTLRPEELEPGRDYHVVFSHVGGLCRYAVGDVVRVVDRAHGVPRVAYAGRATRSDHAGERLREAHVVRALSGAADATGVELRNAATRVDTAGGTARYVFAVAPAGPWHDEEADAFAARLDEGLARESAGYRAARATGRLTTPTVLRLPADAFWRDWQDTVASGVRPTQVKDRLFRQDPGQWERLVGRSGAAPGPLPREEGA is encoded by the coding sequence ATGAACTCGGCTGACCCGCGGCCAGGCACCGACCGCGCCGACCGCTACACCGCGCGGGTCTACACGGAACGGGCCCGGCTGCTGGCCGCCCTCGCCGACCCGGCCGGAAACCAGCGTCACGTCCTGGCCGACCTGCTGGAGTTCAACGCCGGAACCGAGTACGGCACCGCCCACGGCTTCGGCCGTATCCGCACCCTCGACGCCTACCGCAGGGCGGTGCCCATCCAGACGTACGCCGATCTCGAACCCTGGATCGAGCGGAGCGCGGCCGGTGAGCCGAACGTCCTGACCGCCGACCGGCCCGCCGTCTTCTTCACCAGCAGCGGCAGCACCGGCGCCCACAAGAAGATCCCGGTCACCCCGCGGTTCATGCGTACCTCGTTCTTCCCCTTCTACTACGCGGCATGGGCACCGCTCATCGCCCACTTCCCCGAGGTGCTCCGGCGTCCCGACGCGGTGCTCAACCTCAAGCACGACCCGCTCGCCGCCCCACACACCACCGGCTCCGGCAAGCCCCATGTCGGCGCCAGCCAGGTGGACTTCGGCGAGACCTTCGGCGAGCCCCTCTCCGCCGAACCCGGCACCGACGCCCCCTGGGCACGGCTGCCGGTGCCGGTCGACGCGCGGGACCACCTGGAGAAGACCTATCTGCGGCTGCGCCTCGCGGTCGCCGCCGACGTCCGCTGCGTCATCGGGATCAACCCGGCCATGGTGGCGGCCCTGCCCCACCAACTGAGGCTGTGGTGGCCGCGGATCGTCAAGGAGATCCGGGACGGCACGCTCGGCGGGCACCCCCATGGGAGCCCCGATCCGCACCGCGCGGCCGAACTGGAACGGCTCGCCGACCGGTTCGGCACCGTGCGCCCCGCCCACGTGTGGCCCAGGATGCGTGCCCTGTTCTGCTGGACCACCGGTCTCGCCACCCTCTATCTGCCCCGGCTGCGGGAGGAGTTCGGCGCCGACGTGGCCGTGCTGCCCGCTCCGGTGGCCGCCTCCGAGGGCCCCGTGGGGGTCGCCCTGGACCGGCACGGCAGCGCGGGCAGTCCCGTCCTCACCGCCTCGGTGTACGAGTTCGTCGACGCCGACCAGGACCTCGTGCCCGACGCACCGACCCTGCGGCCCGAGGAACTCGAACCGGGACGCGACTACCACGTCGTCTTCAGCCATGTCGGCGGCCTCTGTCGCTACGCCGTCGGGGACGTCGTCCGGGTCGTCGACCGGGCGCACGGCGTCCCCCGGGTCGCCTACGCCGGACGCGCCACCCGCAGTGACCACGCCGGGGAACGGCTGCGCGAGGCCCATGTCGTCCGGGCCCTGTCGGGCGCCGCCGACGCCACCGGAGTCGAACTGCGCAACGCCGCCACCCGGGTGGACACCGCCGGTGGCACCGCCCGGTACGTGTTCGCCGTGGCGCCCGCCGGCCCGTGGCACGACGAGGAGGCCGACGCGTTCGCCGCACGGCTCGACGAGGGACTGGCCCGCGAGTCGGCGGGCTACCGAGCGGCCCGCGCCACCGGCCGCCTCACCACACCCACCGTCCTCCGGCTGCCCGCCGACGCCTTCTGGCGCGACTGGCAGGACACCGTCGCCTCCGGGGTGCGGCCCACCCAGGTCAAGGACCGGCTCTTCCGCCAGGACCCCGGCCAGTGGGAGCGGCTCGTCGGCCGCAGCGGCGCGGCACCGGGCCCGCTGCCCCGGGAGGAGGGCGCATGA
- a CDS encoding class I SAM-dependent methyltransferase, which produces MTPRENPTAADPAALTALERTALLTAALRAAESSRADRLYTDPYAAGLAGAPGRELLAEIAAVTGRRTGTDGTDVPSTPDFNAIRTRFLDDRLRHLTHEHGVRQVVLAPAGLDTRAWRLAWPDGTRWFEIDRPALLGHKGRRLAGRPPQADLRTVAADLTGPDWEESLRKSGYDPARPSVWVLEGLLYYLPRDDVRRLLTRIAACSAPGSGIAADLVNTAALTLPHMKPLLSVFEGWGTPWVSGFDEPEALFDACGYTVTALQPGDEGADFGRWPDPVPPRHVPGEGRVFFVHGSLRAPR; this is translated from the coding sequence ATGACCCCGCGCGAGAACCCCACCGCCGCGGATCCGGCGGCGCTGACCGCGCTGGAGCGCACCGCGCTGCTCACCGCGGCGTTGCGCGCCGCCGAGTCGAGCCGCGCGGACCGGCTGTACACCGACCCCTACGCCGCCGGCCTGGCCGGAGCCCCCGGCAGAGAGCTGCTCGCCGAGATCGCCGCGGTCACCGGCCGCCGCACCGGCACCGACGGCACCGACGTGCCGAGCACTCCCGACTTCAACGCCATCCGCACCCGTTTCCTCGACGACCGGCTGCGTCACCTCACCCACGAGCACGGCGTACGACAGGTCGTGCTGGCGCCCGCGGGCCTCGACACCCGGGCCTGGCGACTGGCCTGGCCGGACGGCACCCGGTGGTTCGAGATCGACCGGCCCGCTCTGCTCGGCCACAAGGGACGACGGCTGGCCGGCCGGCCGCCCCAGGCGGACCTCCGCACCGTCGCGGCCGACCTGACCGGACCCGACTGGGAGGAGAGCCTGCGAAAGAGCGGCTACGACCCGGCCCGTCCCTCGGTGTGGGTGCTCGAAGGCCTGCTGTACTACCTTCCGCGGGACGACGTGCGCCGGCTGCTGACCAGGATCGCCGCCTGCTCCGCACCCGGCAGCGGGATCGCCGCCGACCTGGTGAACACCGCCGCCCTGACGCTGCCCCACATGAAACCGCTGCTCTCGGTGTTCGAGGGCTGGGGAACACCCTGGGTGTCGGGCTTCGACGAGCCCGAGGCCCTCTTCGACGCCTGTGGATACACGGTGACGGCTCTCCAGCCCGGCGACGAGGGAGCCGACTTCGGCCGCTGGCCCGATCCGGTACCGCCCCGGCACGTACCGGGCGAGGGCCGCGTCTTCTTCGTCCACGGATCCCTGCGGGCGCCCCGGTGA